A window of the Gossypium hirsutum isolate 1008001.06 chromosome A05, Gossypium_hirsutum_v2.1, whole genome shotgun sequence genome harbors these coding sequences:
- the LOC107959940 gene encoding protein TIFY 6B, protein MERDFLGLNSKQSFPLVKEEVEEIGFTKSLGIQWPISNKVSSAVPPQQMSFDFAQVDNAKRIGYDSIVSPAFMHISPPDAAQLQKSFNHNRQRVGNHFPFTAASVQHDAHHVQRPYDMKMFPVSNQSVPVSTTNPFMNNHFTTTAMKSQLLGGIPVTSPPHSVLPTLSSFGGSIEPRKSVRGLGDSRSPVQLTIFYAGTVNVYDDITPEKAQAIMLLAGNGSSLTSNVAHPKVQVQAPISKPLQFENLPTNHFTNEQLCSGIPSPLSVSSHTGVQSRSGSTSTDEKTVCKTTGSLTTPISLVESPKLANTMGPVTPTSIMPTVPQARKASLARFLEKRKERIMTASPYDLSKKPPHCTTQGSNA, encoded by the exons atggagagagaTTTTCTGGGTTTGAACTCAAAACAATCCTTCCCTTTGGTTAAAGAAGAAGTTGAAGAAATTG GTTTTACCAAAAGCTTGGGGATTCAATGGCCAATTTCAAACAAGGTTTCTTCAGCTGTTCCACCACAGCAGATGAGTTTTGATTTTGCTCAAGTAGATAACGCTAAAAGAATTGGATATGATTCAATAGTATCCCCTGCTTTCATGCATATCTCACCACCAGATGCTGCTCAACTTCAG AAATCCTTCAATCACAACAGGCAACGAGTAGGCAATCATTTCCCATTCACAGCTGCTTCTGTTCAGCATGATGCACATCATGTTCAACGGCCTTATGACATGAAAATGTTTCCGGTCTCGAACCAATCAGTTCCCGTTTCAACCACCAACCCATTTATGAATAATCATTTCACTACTACTGCTATGAAATCACAATTGCTTGGAGGAATTCCAGTTACGAGTCCGCCGCATTCGGTTCTTCCCACCCTCAGTTCCTTTGGTGGAAGCATCGAACCACG GAAAAGTGTCAGGGGCCTTGGGGACTCCAGATCACCTGTTCAATTGACTATCTTTTATGCTGGTACCGTGAATGTTTACGATGATATCACCCCCGAGAAG GCTCAGGCTATCATGTTACTTGCTGGGAATGGATCTTCCTTGACTTCTAATGTGGCACATCCAAAAGTCCAAGTCCAGGCACCAATTTCAAAACCACTTCAATTCGAAAATCTTCCCACGAATCATTTCACGAATGAACAACTTTGTTCTGGTATCCCAAGCCCTTTATCGGTTTCATCTCACACTGGTGTTCAATCCAGGAGTGGATCCACTAGTACTGATGAAAAGACCGTATGCAAGACCACAGGAAGTCTGACAACCCCTATTAGCCTAGTGGAGTCTCCTAAATTGGCAAATACCATGGGACCTGTTACCCCAACCAGCATTATGCCTACTG TGCCACAGGCTCGCAAAGCATCCTTGGCTCGGTTTTTGGAGAAGCGCAAGGAGAG GATTATGACTGCATCACCATATGATCTAAGCAAGAAACCTCCACATTGTACAACCCAGGGATCAAATGCATGA